Genomic DNA from Fusarium keratoplasticum isolate Fu6.1 chromosome 2, whole genome shotgun sequence:
CTCGGGTCGCTTATGTGGTCCTTCTGGGAGCGGCGGGTATGCCGGAATGCGATGCTAAATACTTGTCATAAGCTTTATCAGGCCATCGCCCCAGGACTATAATCGCGCACGTTAGTTTCTTTCCCCGGAGTATGGATGAAAGGGCATAGACACTCACAGTGCTTTATCAGCGGAGGTAGGGCCTCGAGGAGTTGGTGCACTACCGAAGCTGTGACCCCATCTGAGAGCATGCCATTCCGAAAGATCGATAGAGGCGCGATGGCAAACATGGCGAGATGAACATTGTTGAGGCGGAAATCCTTGCCCCAAGGCATTCGCTGGATCCTCTTCTGGATCTTCAACGCGTACTCGGTCCTGATTGTGACATCCTCTAGCGGGACTAAGTCGCTGGGCTCCTGATACGCGGGGTCTGCCATGGTGATATTGGGGTGATAGAATTAAAAGCGTTATCAGGAAAGTGAGTGATGAAGGAAGGAAGAGATTAAACCCAGACTCTTCTTCGTTCGTTCGTTTTGTTTGTTGTTTTTCGCAGAAGGTTTCGAGGTGCTTGTGAAAACGGGCGTGAAACCTAAGGTGGCTAGAAGGGATTTTATGAACTTTACCTTAAGGTACTTTAGAGTATCTCATCCTAATCTAAGATTGCTATAGTATAATCCATTTGAAGAGATCTTCATAAGGATTTATGAGAATAAGCCTAATGGTCTGCAATCTGTCGTTCCCTGCCCGTCTGTAGGTATCTAGTTGAGGTCAGCCAATGTTAGGGCGACCTTGGggtcctcttcatccttctGAATGTTCACCCTCGATCGCAAAGGACTTTGGTTAAGGGGGCTGAAGTCATGGTAGCTGGCGGCTAGGCCATATGTCTCTCTCGGCACCGTCTCTACTAACGTTAGCACCTTCAATGCGCGCAGAAGCCAACGCGGCGAAAGCACCGACCGGGAGATTCACGCCAACGAGGGTCATCCCGCCTGGCTCGGCCTGGCCCTCGAAAACAAAGAGCACAACATTAGTTAGGAGTATAGAACCACACGAAACAAGTACATCAACCCTAACTACTTGACTGGAGTCTCTTTCGTGGAGATCGGGTCAAGGCCCATGGTGCTTGCGTCGCAACTACGACAGTCGCCAGCTACCATGGCTCCAATCCCCCCCGACCAAAGTCCTTTGCGATCAAGGGTGAGAGTTCagaaggatgaagaggaccCCCAAGGTCGCCCAGAGAACGGAAGCAGCACCGGCACAAGAAGTCATCTACCGACAGGGCCATGTTCCCGAGAATGTCCCTCCCAAGAAATGAGGAATTTCAAGTACAAGGGAAGCGGAATCCTGTGCGAGCATCATGCGCCAATGTCAGTTGCGATCGCACGACCGACAACTCTCCCAAGGGTTGAGGCTACGAGAAGGGCCACAATCCCCTCCCCCGACGCTTGAGACTTTACGTTCGAGACGAAGACCGTTATCCACGGCCCGCGCCATTTATTCGAGATCAAGATCCAGTGTCTTGCGTCATTCGTTTGACATCAAGTTTGTCTGGTCAGATGGGCCAGCTACTGTCAGGCGCACAAATGATTTGAACTGGGTACAATTGAGGAGTCAATGCTGCACCAGCCTAACATAGAGCAGATATATCTTCTGACAAGAGCCCTGGCGCCCGCGATGCGTCGAACGACAACATCGTAAGTGCGATACTTCACAGGCTCATGCATAGCTAAACCCTCCaagccatcctcctccaccttgcGCCCTTCTCTAGCTCACGCCGCTGCTGCCTCCAACCCACCGCAGAACCAGTCGCTGTACCCCAGCCAATGGTGCTTCCATCCGACAGACAACACTGCGGAACAGGTCGACGCTGCGGCCCGAGCTGATCTTGAAGCTTTTTCCGAAGAGCTAGAGAGGGATGGTGCATTTCTTTCTCCGGCTGTTGTTGAGGACTCGCGTGCGCGCCCAGCGAGTTCCCCGACCTGACTTCCCGGACATCGATCGTACCAAAAGGACGGTTTATGTCTCGCGAGAGGGGGGGGGTTCACCCCAGGTCGAACTCATCGACCTAGAAGACCTGCCCAAGTACGAAGCCGACGGCTAGAAGCAGTGGTTTCGAGCGGAAAGGCCTACCGACCCCCCGAAAGACAGAGACAATCGCCCGATCGACAGGGTGTCTGACCGCTTCAACGCCTCTTGTGTACTCGAGGATACGCCGCGGATCTTCCCAACTGCCATAAAGCTCTGGTGCGAATCCGAGGGGCTGACATGGCAGCCTGGCCGACAGCTAGATCGTCTGGACCCGCCTCCAATTTCTGTATCCCAGGAGTTCTTGGAACCAAGCGATGACACCAGTGATCTTCGATCTTCAACGTCAAGGAGCAGTCAACCTCCGGTGTCAACTGGCGCTAGTTGGGGGGATTACGATGGCTTTCGCGAGTGGGAGTTGCACGGCCATACGATCAAGACGGAGTGGGTGCAGCCGGGAAATTGGAAGAAGTGGGATGGGTCGAGTTTGGTTTCGAGTACTGTGATCCGGCAACAGGTGAGGTCCGTGACGGCGATGTTGTCAGAGCCGATCCAAGGAGTCCGGATGCTCAGCCACCAGCTCCTCCGGATATGCCCAATACTCTGTACGAAAAGCTCCACCAAGGTCAAAAAGGTCCTGCCAACGAGGCAGTTCCCGTGGAGGGGGTCGTGGTCGTGGAGGAGATCGTGGTCATAACATTTAGAGTGGGACGAAAGTTTGTCACGGTCCGAAGCAGCCTGCACCTTTCTGTGCTGATTATTCTCAGCAATGGCAAAAGTCTTTTTGTTGTTCTGGGATTTTCATGATGTTCCACCCGCGGTTTGCTGGCAAGGCTCGACTTAGATGTCAAGTTAGCTCATATATCCAGACAATGCTACATTCGTCGGTCTCGTACGCAAATGTGGTCGGATTCCGGCAGATAAGGCCGGCTGTGTGATTACCTTTACCCAGAAACAACGGATTTACTGCACGTAGAAACGAGAACTGTGTGCCATCACGGAATTGAgatgggagaaggagagctCTTCAAGATCTCCCAGGGTCTGAGGTGGGGTTGTCCCACTCTCCTCAGGGACCCTGGGCGAACAGTTACCAGTACTCCGGACCTGCGTTAGCCTGAGCTTGCCCCCTGGGAAGTCAAAATAACCAAGACACAGTCAGGGAAAGGTACTCTGGCTCTTCCAAAAGCCTGTAGGATAATTGTCAAATTATGAGTATAAGCCCACTAGAAAATTAATTCTAAGTCATCATAATGATTTCTcataattattaaatatttaaataatattttattaattttatctACTCTCGTAGCCATCGTTTCATTACCGCAGCCGAAGCGCGCTTGAACTGGTGACGTAGTTTTATTTGGCCGGCTGGTGTGTGTGGGGCTCCCAGCCCTGGTCTTCGGCTCTCTGAGCCCCACAAGGCTGAACCTGTCAAACGTCAAGCGACCCctccaacctcctcctccaaatcAACCCTCACCCAAACCACTTCCCTTCTTCGTCACCTCTCAACCCGCTCTCATCATGCCTGCCCTGGAACCAGTGGAATATACACCCACCCCCGTCCCCATCACCCTGAAGGATATGATACTCGAGCCCAACAACACCGAAGAACGAGCACCCAGAggcctcatctccaagccctcCGACCTCTCGAGTGCCGAGACGTCCACGGCCCACGACATTCTAGTAAAGTGGTGCTCCCATCATAGAGGCCGCTCCGAGCCTCTCGTCATGACTGTCAACATGTATCGGTCATTCTGGGAGGCTGTTTTCCGAGGTTAGGACTCTAGGGCAACAGTCAACCCCTACCCAGAGGGAGAGAAACAAACCCCCCATGACACCCAAATCGAAGTGGGCGTCATCAGTACTCCCCTCTTCGATATACGCATGAAGAACTCTGGTCAAGATGACCTGATCCGGTCCACAAACTCCGACCAAGATCAAACCCCCGCCTACCTAGGCATAACCCTCAACCGTGAGGATCGCACTGTCTCTTATTACTGCAAGGGCAACAAAAGAGGGAAGATGAGTGTCTCCATGATTGATTTCACTCGGTTTGAGGATAAGGCTAGCGCTTATAACGCTTGCGTCGCCCATTATGATAAGTCCGAGATTAAACGCGTCGAGACCTACAATCGCCTATACCTCCTGACTCTGGCACGGCGCCGCGTTGTTCATTTCTCCAAGATGGGTACCCAGCATGGTCCCATAATTCCCAAGGAGGATTGGCCCACCAAGATGAAGACCGTTGTCCTGGCTAGCACGATCGTGGACGAAATGAACACGCTCACCAATACCGTTGCTGCGCGTGGTTGGCAGGTTCTCCCCATTGAAGATCATTATTGATCAAAGTACGCGATGGTTTCTTCCACTCTGGGGATTATAACTAACCACTTGACTTCCAGGGCGCGACTCCTCTTGGTGATGCAGTACGCCGTTTCCTACCGGGACCGTTTACTGGTAAGTATTCCATCTCCAGGTCGGGGAGAAACAAGCTGATCATGAAACTCAGTCACGTGGAAATAAATCTGCATCTAGATTTGTCGCTCTCTACCCCTCTATCAAGGCAGAAATGCCCCCATTTCCAGAAATCACTTCAACTTCCCGAAATTTGCTTCGCGACATGCCGTTTCAGACATGGGAACTCTTTGTTCCTGGGTCGGCTTCATGGCTAACGCCATCCAGCTTTAACGGTGTGTAGAGAAATTTTGCGTGTCTGGCGATGCTGGAATCCTGCCCCcatttctttttctttttctt
This window encodes:
- a CDS encoding HNHc domain-containing protein, with amino-acid sequence MADPAYQEPSDLVPLEDVTIRTEYALKIQKRIQRMPWGKDFRLNNVHLAMFAIAPLSIFRNGMLSDGVTASVVHQLLEALPPLIKHFLGRWPDKAYDNTKALDKIREQFQQLGLEGPEEDDIADMTFVLDEEKRRNSSAVSA